A part of Periophthalmus magnuspinnatus isolate fPerMag1 chromosome 19, fPerMag1.2.pri, whole genome shotgun sequence genomic DNA contains:
- the tmem204 gene encoding transmembrane protein 204: MAVQRLVAAAVAVALLSLVLNNVAAFTPSWVLQALEDGRKRSVGLWRMCPVGVERSREELQAGRKEHGAQRQCEGLGWSADFAGYQESRSTVKLQFDMMRACNLMATMALTAGQLIFLLGLMELPFVTQESQWWEEAIAALFQLASLVLVIGLVTFYRIGPYTHLSYSCYLDIAACLLATLAAAMLIWNILHRCDDCMAPSVIIISRSLTSPFHPRLDNDYVESPC, from the exons ATGGCTGTGCAGAGGCTGGTGGCAGCTGCGGTGGCAGTGGCCCTGCTCTCTTTAGTGCTGAACAATGTGGCAGCCTTCACCCCCAGCTGGGTGCTGCAGGCTCTGGAGGACGGCCGCAAGAGGAGCGTGGGTCTGTGGAGGATGTGTCCTGTTggagtggagaggagcagagaagagcttcAAGCCGGACGCAAAGAGCACGGAGCCCAGAGACAGTGTGAGGGGCTGGGATGGAGTGCTGACTTTGCAGGCTACCAAGAATCACGCAGTACAGTCAAAT TGCAGTTCGACATGATGCGAGCCTGTAACCTGATGGCCACCATGGCTCTGACGGCTGGTCAGCTAATCTTCCTCCTTGGCCTTATGGAGCTGCCCTTCGTCACACAGGAGTCACAGTGGTGGGAGGAGGCCATTGCTGCCCTCTTCCAGCTCGCAA GTTTGGTGCTGGTGATTGGACTAGTCACCTTCTACAGGATCGGCCCATACACACACCTGTCCTACTCATGCTACTTGGACATTGCTGCATGTCTGCTTGCCACACTAGCTGCTGCCATGctcatttggaacattttacaTCGCTGTGACGACTGCATGGCACCTAGTGTCATCATCATCAGCCGCTCACTCACGTCTCCTTTCCATCCGCGCCTGGACAATGACTATGTGGAGTCACCATGTTAG